The Streptomyces sp. V4I8 genome includes the window GTCCACGGCCTCCGTAGCGCCGGCGGCCGGAACTTCCTCCGGCAGCTCCTTGCGCAGCCTGTTCTCCGCGGCCTCGTCGTGGTTGCTCATCGGCCTCACGCCCGGAACACGTGCCGGCGAATCGCCGCGGCGTTCGAGAAGATACGGATGCCGAGCACGACGACGACCCCCGTGGACAGCTGGGCTCCCACACCCAACTTGTCGCCCAGGAACACGATCAGCGCGGCCACGACCACGTTGGACAGGAACGACACGACGAAGACCTTGTCGTCGAAGATCCCGTCGAGCATGGCCCGCAGACCGCCGAAGACGGCGTCGAGAGCCGCCACGACGGCGATCGGCAGATAAGGCTCGACGACCGCCGGAACCTCAGGCCGGACCAACAGGCCGGCCACGACTCCCACGACGAGGCCCAGTACGGCGATCACGATGTGCCCTTCTCGGTTTTCTCGATGTTCGGCTGTGCTGTACGTACGATCACACTCGGTGCGGCGGGCAGCCGGAGGTCGTCCTGCACGGAAATGCTGGTCCGGATCCCGAAGTTCTCCTGCAAGGCGTGCAGATAAAGCCCGTCGGCGCTGTCCTGGAACCTGGCGCTCAGTCGCTCACCGTCCCCCACCGCGAGCACCGTGTACGGCGGAACCAGCGGCCTGTTGTCGACCAGTATCGCGTCACCCGCGGCCCTGATCGCCGACAGGGCCGTCAGCCGCTGCCCGTTGATCGAGATAGCCTCCGCGCCCGACTCCCACAGCCCGTTGACCACCCGCTGCATATCGCGGTCGCGCACCCGGCCGGTGTCGGAGAACCCGGACGTCCCGCGCGGGTCGCCGTCGCCGCCGGAGCCGGCCTCCTTGGCGTCGTTCACGACCAGTTTCACGCCGGGCCCGTGCACCTCGACGGAGCCCGCCAGGATGCCCACGAGCTGAGCCTGATCACTGTCGCCGGTCGCCTTCAGCGCCT containing:
- a CDS encoding small basic family protein produces the protein MIAVLGLVVGVVAGLLVRPEVPAVVEPYLPIAVVAALDAVFGGLRAMLDGIFDDKVFVVSFLSNVVVAALIVFLGDKLGVGAQLSTGVVVVLGIRIFSNAAAIRRHVFRA
- a CDS encoding DUF881 domain-containing protein; its protein translation is MPQQPPVRSTPTPPTRPDASMSLLTNVMDHSLDDGYAEAAARKQAAGDGGLPKTLRAKLGLAAGLVLAALVVTVGAAQARVAAPVVAKEREELVDRIDRETAAADRLEASVDKLRDDVSARQREALKATGDSDQAQLVGILAGSVEVHGPGVKLVVNDAKEAGSGGDGDPRGTSGFSDTGRVRDRDMQRVVNGLWESGAEAISINGQRLTALSAIRAAGDAILVDNRPLVPPYTVLAVGDGERLSARFQDSADGLYLHALQENFGIRTSISVQDDLRLPAAPSVIVRTAQPNIEKTEKGTS